One stretch of Carassius carassius chromosome 18, fCarCar2.1, whole genome shotgun sequence DNA includes these proteins:
- the LOC132092591 gene encoding cerebral cavernous malformations protein 2 homolog isoform X1, translated as MEDDVKKVKKPGIVSPFKRVFLKGEKGRDKKALEKSTERRALHTFSLSLPDHRIDPDILLNDYIEKEVKYLGQLTSVPGYLNPSSRTEVLQLIDNARKSHQLAGQLTSEQDAVVSLSAYNVKLVWRDGEDIILRVPIHDIAAVSYIRDDSLHFVVLKTAQEPGGSPCHSTEMSKSPTLSSLSESGAVLVEVCCLLVLAVDNKAAAEELCLLLSQVFQIVYTESTIDFLDRAIFDGATTPIRHLSICSEDSSSKVEVKEVFEAETSTFSFQSSLEAGHSPSSVPASPQNITASDSELSTTAAELLQDYMTTLRTKLSSQEIQQFATLLREYRNGASIHEFCINLRQLYGDSRKFLLLGLRPFIPEKDSQHFENFLETIGVKDGRGIITDSFGRYKRTTSSASDSTTNGNGAAGGSDEGTTNSEGDEWDRMISDISNDIEALGSSMDQDGLSS; from the exons ATGGAGGATGATGTAAAGAAAGTCAAAAAG CCAGGTATTGTGTCTCCCTTCAAGCGGGTGTTTCTGAAAGGAGAGAAGGGGAGAGATAAGAAGGCTCTGGAGAAGTCCACTGAGCGCAGGGCCCTCCACaccttctccctctctctcccggACCACCGTATCGACCCAGACATTCTGCTCAATGACTACATTGAGAAAGAAGTTAAG tatcTGGGACAGCTAACATCAGTTCCTGGATATCTGAATCCCTCCAGCCGCACAGAAGTTCTGCAGCTCATTGACAATGCCAGG aagtcTCATCAGTTGGCAGGGCAGCTGACATCAGAGCAGGATGCTGTTGTCAGTTTGTCCGCATACAATGTGAAGCTTGTGTGGCGTGACGGAGAAGACATCATTCTTCGTGTACCCATCCATGACATTGCAGCTGTGTCCTACATCAGAGACGACTCACTCCACTTCGTGGTGCTAAAAACAG CTCAGGAGCCCGGTGGTTCCCCATGTCATAGTACAGAGATGTCAAAATCTCCCACTCTGAGCTCTCTTTCTGAGAGCGGGGCTGTGCTTGTGGAGGTCTGCTGCTTGCTTGTGCTAGCCGTCGACAACAAG GCTGCAGCAGAGGAGCTCTGTCTTCTTCTCAGTCAAGTCTTCCAGATCGTCTATACAGAGTCTACCATTGACTTCCTGGACAGGGCCATCTTTGATGGAGCCACAACACCCATCAGGCATCTCTCGATCTGCAGCG AAGACTCCTCGAGCAAAGTTGAAGTCAAAGAAGTGTTTGAGGCAGAGACAAGCACATT TTCGTTCCAAAGTTCTCTAGAGGCAGGACACTCCCCCTCCTCCGTCCCGGCCTCGCCACAAAACATAACAGCCAGTGACAGTGAACTAAGCACAACGGCTGCTGAACTGCTACAAGACTACATGACCACA TTGAGGACAAAGCTGTCATCTCAGGAGATCCAGCAGTTTGCCACACTGTTACGTGAGTACAGAAACGGAGCCTCCATCCATGAGTTCTGTATCAACCTGCGTCAGCTTTACGGAGACAGCAGGAAGTTCCTCCTCCTGG GACTGCGGCCTTTCATTCCTGAGAAGGACAGCCAGCATTTTGAGAACTTTTTGGAAACCATCGGCGTGAAGGACGGCCGCGGCATCATAACGGACAGCTTTGGGCGTTACAAACGTACGACAAGCTCTGCGTCAGACTCCACCACTAATGGAAACGGTGCTGCAGGGGGTTCGGATGAAGGAACGACCAACTCTGAGGGCGACGAATGGGACCGCATGATTTCAGACATAAGCAATGACATTGAAGCGTTAGGAAGCAGTATGGACCAGGACGGCTTGTCCTCTTGA
- the LOC132092591 gene encoding cerebral cavernous malformations protein 2 homolog isoform X2 → METEPGIVSPFKRVFLKGEKGRDKKALEKSTERRALHTFSLSLPDHRIDPDILLNDYIEKEVKYLGQLTSVPGYLNPSSRTEVLQLIDNARKSHQLAGQLTSEQDAVVSLSAYNVKLVWRDGEDIILRVPIHDIAAVSYIRDDSLHFVVLKTAQEPGGSPCHSTEMSKSPTLSSLSESGAVLVEVCCLLVLAVDNKAAAEELCLLLSQVFQIVYTESTIDFLDRAIFDGATTPIRHLSICSEDSSSKVEVKEVFEAETSTFSFQSSLEAGHSPSSVPASPQNITASDSELSTTAAELLQDYMTTLRTKLSSQEIQQFATLLREYRNGASIHEFCINLRQLYGDSRKFLLLGLRPFIPEKDSQHFENFLETIGVKDGRGIITDSFGRYKRTTSSASDSTTNGNGAAGGSDEGTTNSEGDEWDRMISDISNDIEALGSSMDQDGLSS, encoded by the exons ATGGAGACAGAG CCAGGTATTGTGTCTCCCTTCAAGCGGGTGTTTCTGAAAGGAGAGAAGGGGAGAGATAAGAAGGCTCTGGAGAAGTCCACTGAGCGCAGGGCCCTCCACaccttctccctctctctcccggACCACCGTATCGACCCAGACATTCTGCTCAATGACTACATTGAGAAAGAAGTTAAG tatcTGGGACAGCTAACATCAGTTCCTGGATATCTGAATCCCTCCAGCCGCACAGAAGTTCTGCAGCTCATTGACAATGCCAGG aagtcTCATCAGTTGGCAGGGCAGCTGACATCAGAGCAGGATGCTGTTGTCAGTTTGTCCGCATACAATGTGAAGCTTGTGTGGCGTGACGGAGAAGACATCATTCTTCGTGTACCCATCCATGACATTGCAGCTGTGTCCTACATCAGAGACGACTCACTCCACTTCGTGGTGCTAAAAACAG CTCAGGAGCCCGGTGGTTCCCCATGTCATAGTACAGAGATGTCAAAATCTCCCACTCTGAGCTCTCTTTCTGAGAGCGGGGCTGTGCTTGTGGAGGTCTGCTGCTTGCTTGTGCTAGCCGTCGACAACAAG GCTGCAGCAGAGGAGCTCTGTCTTCTTCTCAGTCAAGTCTTCCAGATCGTCTATACAGAGTCTACCATTGACTTCCTGGACAGGGCCATCTTTGATGGAGCCACAACACCCATCAGGCATCTCTCGATCTGCAGCG AAGACTCCTCGAGCAAAGTTGAAGTCAAAGAAGTGTTTGAGGCAGAGACAAGCACATT TTCGTTCCAAAGTTCTCTAGAGGCAGGACACTCCCCCTCCTCCGTCCCGGCCTCGCCACAAAACATAACAGCCAGTGACAGTGAACTAAGCACAACGGCTGCTGAACTGCTACAAGACTACATGACCACA TTGAGGACAAAGCTGTCATCTCAGGAGATCCAGCAGTTTGCCACACTGTTACGTGAGTACAGAAACGGAGCCTCCATCCATGAGTTCTGTATCAACCTGCGTCAGCTTTACGGAGACAGCAGGAAGTTCCTCCTCCTGG GACTGCGGCCTTTCATTCCTGAGAAGGACAGCCAGCATTTTGAGAACTTTTTGGAAACCATCGGCGTGAAGGACGGCCGCGGCATCATAACGGACAGCTTTGGGCGTTACAAACGTACGACAAGCTCTGCGTCAGACTCCACCACTAATGGAAACGGTGCTGCAGGGGGTTCGGATGAAGGAACGACCAACTCTGAGGGCGACGAATGGGACCGCATGATTTCAGACATAAGCAATGACATTGAAGCGTTAGGAAGCAGTATGGACCAGGACGGCTTGTCCTCTTGA